From the Musa acuminata AAA Group cultivar baxijiao chromosome BXJ1-2, Cavendish_Baxijiao_AAA, whole genome shotgun sequence genome, one window contains:
- the LOC103971782 gene encoding probable indole-3-pyruvate monooxygenase YUCCA5, which produces MAGLAEHENLFKRRCKWVNGPLIVGAGPSGLAVAACLKEHGVPFVILERSSCIASLWQNRTYDRLKLHLPKQFCQLPKLPFPDDFPEYPSKNQFIDYLESYARHFQLNPQFDETVLSAKYDSTCGMWRVRTAVGRRQAVGRKAEAEYICQWLVVATGENADCVIPEMEGLEKFGGRVIHSSDYRSGEAYRGKQVLVVGCGNSGMEVAFDLCHHNAFPTMVVRDSVHVLPRETLGRSTFELAVSLMKWLPLKMVDRVLLALSWMTLGNIEKLGIKRPSQGPLELKNTQGKTPVLDIGALSKIKSGEIKVVPGVKRFLHGKAELVDHTIIDVDSVILATGYRSNVHSWLQGTDFFNKDGFPRHPFPNGWKGSSGLYAVGFTRRGLSGASLDAVKIAEDIGRVWKEETRQAKHIIACHRRCTSQN; this is translated from the exons ATGGCTGGTTTAGCTGAGCATGAGAATCTCTTTAAGAGAAGGTGCAAGTGGGTGAATGGACCGCTCATCGTGGgagcaggtccttcgggactCGCTGTGGCGGCATGCCTAAAGGAGCATGGCGTCCCCTTCGTGATCCTCGAGAGGTCCAGCTGCATTGCCTCCCTCTGGCAAAACCGCACCTACGACCGATTAAAGCTCCACCTCCCGAAGCAATTCTGCCAGCTTCCCAAGCTCCCTTTCCCTGATGACTTCCCCGAGTATCCCTCCAAGAACCAGTTCATAGACTACTTGGAGTCCTACGCCCGGCACTTCCAGCTCAACCCACAGTTCGATGAGACCGTGCTCTCTGCGAAGTACGATAGCACCTGCGGGATGTGGCGGGTGAGGACCGCCGTGGGACGCCGCCAGGCCGTGGGCAGGAAAGCCGAGGCGGAATACATTTGCCAGTGGCTAGTCGTGGCTACAGGCGAGAATGCAGATTGCGTGATCCCGGAGATGGAAGGACTCGAGAAGTTCGGCGGGCGGGTGATACATTCAAGCGACTACAGATCCGGTGAGGCGTACCGGGGAAAGCAGGTGCTTGTTGTCGGCTGCGGAAACTCCGGCATGGAAGTCGCCTTTGATCTCTGTCATCATAACGCCTTCCCCACCATGGTGGTGCGTGACTCG GTCCATGTGCTACCACGGGAGACATTAGGGAGATCGACGTTTGAGCTCGCTGTCTCCTTGATGAAATGGCTTCCATTGAAGATGGTCGACAGGGTCCTGTTGGCCCTGTCATGGATGACACTTGGGAACATCGAGAAGCTCGGCATAAAACGACCTTCTCAGGGTCCTCTGGAGCTGAAGAACACGCAGGGCAAGACACCCGTGTTGGACATCGGTGCCCTGAGCAAAATCAAGAGCGGTGAGATAAAGGTTGTTCCTGGAGTCAAGAGGTTTTTGCATGGCAAGGCAGAGCTGGTGGATCACACGATCATCGACGTCGATTCGGTCATCCTGGCCACCGGTTATCGCAGCAACGTTCATTCATGGCTGCAG GGAACTGACTTCTTCAACAAAGATGGTTTCCCAAGGCATCCATTCCCAAATGGATGGAAAGGGAGCTCAGGGCTTTATGCTGTTGGATTCACGAGGAGGGGGTTGTCTGGTGCATCCCTGGATGCTGTGAAGATAGCAGAGGACATTGGCAGGGTGTGGAAAGAGGAAACCAGGCAGGCCAAGCACATAATTGCCTGCCACAGAAGATGCACCTCACAGAACTGA